Proteins co-encoded in one Bacillus paramycoides genomic window:
- a CDS encoding PTS transporter subunit IIC: protein MKEYIMSRVFKASAGIAQGIFVSLGIGLLIENIGRIVDIPLLITIGVVAKSLMAPAIGAGIAFMLGANGLVIFSAMVAGAIGAGSISITEAGLIIKTGEPIGALLTATLAVYIGKRLSGKTALDMMLVPFAAILGSGLVGIWLSHNITPVLNTVGAFIKDSSAGSPFIASIVIAVVWGLLLISPASSAALAIALSLDGVAGGAALAGCVAQFIGFSVISAKENNLGGILAQALCTPKVQLPNITKNPMILVPTVVASAIVGPVSALIFQLEAGKEIAGLGLSSLIAPINLISSEGWEVVPAMVITYIIIPVAVSYILYIALKKAGRIHSGDMTVPQS, encoded by the coding sequence ATGAAGGAATATATAATGTCTCGTGTATTTAAAGCATCTGCTGGAATCGCACAAGGTATTTTCGTATCCCTTGGAATTGGTTTACTAATCGAAAATATAGGAAGAATTGTTGATATTCCGTTACTTATTACAATCGGAGTTGTTGCAAAATCACTTATGGCACCAGCCATTGGTGCCGGAATTGCTTTTATGCTTGGTGCAAATGGCCTTGTAATCTTCTCGGCTATGGTAGCTGGAGCGATTGGTGCTGGATCCATTTCAATTACTGAAGCAGGTCTAATTATTAAAACAGGTGAGCCAATCGGTGCATTATTAACAGCAACTTTAGCTGTATATATTGGTAAACGTTTAAGTGGAAAAACTGCGTTAGATATGATGCTCGTTCCATTTGCGGCCATATTAGGTTCTGGTTTAGTTGGTATTTGGTTATCTCATAATATTACTCCTGTTTTAAATACAGTTGGAGCATTTATTAAAGATAGCTCAGCTGGTAGCCCGTTCATCGCTTCTATCGTCATTGCAGTCGTTTGGGGACTATTACTTATCTCTCCAGCTTCATCAGCTGCGTTAGCGATCGCACTTAGCTTAGACGGCGTTGCGGGTGGTGCTGCTCTTGCGGGCTGCGTTGCCCAGTTTATCGGATTCTCTGTTATCTCAGCGAAAGAAAATAATTTGGGCGGCATATTAGCTCAAGCACTTTGTACTCCGAAAGTACAGTTGCCAAATATCACTAAAAATCCAATGATTCTCGTCCCAACTGTTGTCGCCAGTGCGATAGTTGGTCCAGTATCCGCATTGATTTTCCAACTGGAAGCAGGAAAAGAAATTGCAGGTCTTGGATTAAGTTCTCTTATCGCACCAATTAATTTAATTTCCAGCGAAGGATGGGAAGTTGTCCCAGCGATGGTAATCACATATATCATCATTCCAGTAGCTGTTTCTTATATACTTTACATTGCTCTTAAAAAAGCAGGTCGTATTCATTCTGGTGATATGACTGTACCGCAATCTTAA
- a CDS encoding WXG100 family type VII secretion target, producing the protein MGEIKVTPEELRNRAKNFKYASAEATDRHNRILSELLNLQMRWVGASSLAFYNDLPTLTKAYESFNSHLKNIEEELVRIALKFETTDNNGVNMTSGATGLSTAGLSAAGLGAGLGINNTVNLQSITDLLSTKSKDGYLYTERSGPLYAKAIGGELKAGAIIGGSAAYNTVKVGIEGSVNIDGRDLKGEASLSMANAELSAKIDKNGFEIGAEASLAKYEGGIDIPIPFTDHDLHIGGSASLGQAGGSLKVSSSGFKVNFPWGPGASPVGTGVEVEIK; encoded by the coding sequence ATGGGAGAGATCAAGGTTACTCCAGAGGAATTAAGAAATAGGGCAAAAAATTTTAAATACGCTAGTGCTGAAGCAACTGATCGTCATAATAGGATTCTTTCGGAATTGTTGAATCTTCAAATGAGATGGGTAGGAGCTTCAAGTTTAGCTTTTTATAATGATTTGCCTACTTTAACCAAAGCTTATGAATCTTTTAATAGTCATTTGAAAAATATTGAAGAAGAATTAGTGCGTATTGCCCTTAAGTTTGAAACAACGGATAATAATGGAGTTAATATGACTAGTGGTGCTACTGGATTAAGTACTGCCGGATTAAGTGCTGCTGGATTAGGTGCTGGATTAGGAATTAATAATACAGTTAATTTACAATCAATAACTGATTTGTTAAGTACTAAGTCTAAAGATGGCTATTTATATACTGAAAGAAGTGGCCCGTTATATGCTAAAGCTATAGGTGGTGAATTGAAAGCTGGAGCAATTATCGGAGGCAGTGCCGCATATAACACTGTTAAAGTAGGTATTGAAGGTTCAGTAAATATTGATGGAAGAGATTTAAAAGGAGAAGCAAGTTTAAGCATGGCAAACGCAGAACTTTCTGCTAAGATAGATAAAAATGGATTTGAAATTGGAGCAGAGGCTTCTTTAGCAAAATATGAGGGGGGTATAGATATACCTATACCATTTACAGATCATGATTTACATATTGGTGGTTCAGCCTCACTTGGACAAGCCGGTGGTTCACTAAAGGTAAGTTCAAGTGGATTTAAAGTTAATTTCCCTTGGGGACCTGGAGCTAGTCCTGTGGGTACAGGTGTTGAAGTAGAGATAAAGTAA
- a CDS encoding phosphatase PAP2 family protein: MKKFKLSSFLPLSYILLLVLVSPLYDVLNKSAVHAVDVTTVVDDWIPFVKAFIIPYLLWFPYLYGALIYYCFADRKQYYVTLSSIILGKLACFSIYYFWQTTVPRPTVVGSDVFSELVRYIYSIDQPVNCFPSIHVLTTFVIMLAAFKRREQHAFEYYILTFFGTLIILSTLFTKQHAFVDAISGMTLASILYFGVQLLLAKETVRVPVKQNHKM, from the coding sequence ATGAAGAAATTTAAACTTTCATCTTTTCTTCCGTTAAGTTATATACTTCTACTTGTACTCGTAAGTCCCCTTTACGATGTATTAAATAAATCGGCTGTTCACGCAGTAGATGTCACAACTGTAGTAGATGATTGGATTCCATTTGTAAAAGCATTTATTATTCCTTATTTACTTTGGTTTCCTTACTTATACGGCGCACTTATTTATTACTGCTTTGCCGATCGAAAACAATATTATGTCACTTTAAGTAGTATCATTCTTGGAAAACTTGCTTGTTTTTCTATTTATTATTTTTGGCAGACAACTGTACCACGTCCAACAGTAGTTGGATCCGACGTATTTTCCGAACTAGTCCGCTATATTTATAGTATCGACCAACCGGTAAACTGTTTCCCTAGCATTCATGTTCTAACTACATTTGTCATTATGCTAGCTGCCTTTAAACGTAGAGAACAACATGCTTTTGAATATTACATTCTTACCTTCTTCGGTACGCTTATTATTTTATCAACGCTATTTACGAAGCAACATGCATTTGTAGACGCCATTTCTGGAATGACGCTTGCAAGCATACTTTACTTCGGCGTTCAGCTGTTATTAGCAAAAGAAACAGTACGTGTTCCAGTAAAACAAAATCACAAAATGTAA